GTCGTACGGGAGGACGGCGAGCCCGCCGCGTTCTTCCCCTACCAGAAATCGGCCGCCGGCGTCGGCCGGGCCATCGGCCTCGGCGTCTCGGACGCCCAGGGCGTGGTGCACCGGCCCGGGTTCGCCTGGGACGCCCGTGAGCTGATGCGGGCCTGCGGGCTCGCCGTCTGGGAGTTCGACCACCTGGTTCAGGGCCAGGAGCCGTTCGAGGCGGAGGCCTCCGGCACCTTCCCGTCCCCGGTCATGGACGTCGACCGGGGCTACGAGGCCTACCTGGCCCAACTGCGGGAGCAGTCACCGAAGTTCACCCGCACCACACTCGCCAAGGAACGCAAGCTCGGCCGGGACGCGGGCGAGGTGACGTACGTCCACGACGAGCGCGACCCGGCCGCCCTGCGCACCCTGATGGACTGGAAGTCCGCGCAGTACCGCAGGACCGGGCGCAGCGACCGCTTCGCGCACGACTGGATCACCCGGCTCGTGCAGCAACTGTTCCACACCCGCTCCGAGCCGTTCGCGGGGATCCTGTCGGTGCTGTACGCGGACGGCAAGCCGCTCGCCGCGCACTTCGGGCTGCGCACCGAGCGGGTGCTCGCCTGCTGGTTCCCGGCGTACGACCCGGCGTACTCGAAGTACTCCCCGGGCCTGGTGCTGCATCTGCGCATGGCCGAGGCGGCCGCCGCCGACGGCATCGCCCATCTCGATCTCGGCCGGGGCCAGAAGGAATACAAGGACTCCCTGAAGACACGCGAGCTCCAAGTGTCCGAGGGGTGGGTGACACGCCGTCACCCGGTGGCGCTCGGGCATCGGGCCCGCCGCGCCCCGGTACGAGCTCTGCGCAATGCCGTGGTGTCCCGGCCGGAGCTGTTCGAACCTGCCGACAAACTGCTCAAACAGGTGGGAAAGATCCGATCGGGTCGTTCGTGACAAGTGATCCACACACGTGACAAGCGATCTGTAACGGTCAAACCAACAAAAACGTGAGGCCTAGTTCCAGGTCTTGCCATAAAGGTTCAATCATCAATATCGTCATACATCTCACCCGCATCGGTCCGTCATCCAGCGGTTTCAGGGGAGGGCTCAAGGACCGCGACGGCCCGGCGCGGGGCGCGGTAGGGGGGTGCCGTGCTCGGTGACGCACTGTGTGACCGAGTCGTGCCGCGCGACCGGCTGCCGTTCTGCGGGGCCGGCCAGCTTTGCCAGCTCACCGGGTGGGTGCGGAGATTCCTTCCGTCCTGCCGTGCGTGAGAAACCCCCCTTTCGAACCGAAGCGGAGCGCCCAGGGGCGGGCGGTCCACCGGACGAGAGGGACCAGACTCATGAGCTCAGTTCTGCGCCCGGCGACATCGGGTCAGGATCCTGTGAAAGCCGGCCAATACCGGCCCATCTCCTCTCACCTGGCCATAGCGCCGCCGGTGAGCGTGGTGATCCCCGCCATGAACGAGGCGGAGAACCTCCCGTACGTCTTCAAGACCCTTCCGGACTGGATCCATGAAGTGGTTCTCGTGGACGGCAATTCCACCGACGACACCGTCGAAGTGGCCCGCCGACTGTGGCCGGACGTCAAGGTCGTCGAGCAGCGCGGCAAGGGCAAGGGTGACGCGCTGATCACCGGCTTCCACGCCTGCACCGGCGACATCATCGTCATGGTCGACGCGGACGGCTCGGCCGACGGCAACGAGATCGTGTCGTACGTCTCCGCCCTCGTCTCCGGCGCGGACTTCGCCAAGGGCTCCCGTTTCGCCAACGGCGGCGGCACCGACGACATGACCTTCATCCGCAAGCTCGGCAACTGGGCGCTGTGCACGGCCGTCAACCGCAAGTTCGGCGCCCGCTACACGGACCTGTGCTACGGCTACAACGCCTTCTGGAGGTACTGCCTGGACAAGATCGACCTCGACTGCACCGGCTTCGAGGTCGAGACGCTGATGAACATCCGGGTGGTGAAGGCCGGGCTGAAGGTGCAGGAGATACCGAGCCACGAGTACCTCCGCATCCACGGCACCAGCAATCTGCGGGCCGTGCGGGACGGGCTGAGGGTGCTCAGGGTGATCCTGAACGAGCGCTCCAACCGGCGTGCCCTGCGCAGCCGTCCGCAGCACTCCCCGATGCTCGACACGGTCCGGGGAGAGGTGTCTTGACCGATCTCGACATCTCCGTCGTGATCTGCGTCTACACCGAGGACCGCTGGGAGGACATCCTCGCGGCGGTCTCCTCGGTCCGGGCGCAGTCACGGCCGGCCCTGGAAACACTGCTTGTCGTCGACCACAACGCGGCGCTCCTGGACCGGCTGTCCAGGGAGTACAAGGACGCCGAGGGGACCGACCGGGTGCGGGTGCTCGCCAACGCGGGCCCCCGCGGCCTGTCCGCCGGCCGCAACACCGGGATCGCCGCCTCGCGCGGCGACGTCGTCGCGTTCCTGGACGACGACGCCGTCGCCGAGCGGGACTGGCTCTGGCACCTCGCCGACGGCTACGCCGATCCCCGGGTGATGGCCGTCGGCGGCCGTACGGAGCCCATCTGGGCGTCGGGCCGCCGCCCGGACTGGTTTCCCGAGGAGTTCGACTGGGTGGTGGGCTGCACGTACAAGGGTCTGCCGTCCGGGCTGGTGCGGGTGCGCAACGTGCTCGGCGGCAACGCCTCCTTCCGCCGTACGGCGTTCGACGCGGCGGGCGGTTTCGCCACCGGCATCGGGCGCGACGGCGACAAGCGGCCGCTGGGCTGCGAGGAGACGGAACTGTGCATCCGCCTCACCCGCGCCCGGCCCGACGCCATCCTGCTGATCGACGACCGCGCGGTGATCCACCACCGGGTGCCCGAGGTGCGCGAGCACTTCGGGTACTTCCGCACGCGTACGTACGCCGAGGGCCTGTCGAAGGCGCTGGTGGCCCGAAGTGTCGGGTCGGACAAGGGACTCGAGTCCGAGCGCCGGTACGCCACGCGGGTGCTGCCCGCCGGTGTGGCGCGCGGGCTGCGGGACGCCCTGCTGTCCCGGCCGGGGGGCGCCGGACGCGCGGGGGCGATCGTCGCCGGGGTGCTGACGGCGGCCGGTGGGTACGTCGTGGGGAGCGTCCGGGCGCGCCGGGCCGGGACGACCTTCGTGGTGCCGGAGATCGAGGGGGGAAGCGGATGACCGAGGCGCCCGTGCCGATCCTCATGTACCACGCGATCGCGGCCGACCCGAACGAGGCCACACGGGAGTTGTCGGTGACCCCGGAGGCCTTCGCCCAGCAGATGGCGGTGATCGCGGAGCTCGGTTTCACCCCCGTCACCACGGCCGCGCTCGCCGCCCGTTGGCGTTCCGGCCGGCCGCTGCCCGAGCGGCCGGTCCTGATCACCTTCGACGACGGCTACGAGGGCGTGCACCGCCACGCCCTCCCCGTCCTCACCAAGCACGGCTTCGCCGCCACCCTGTTCGTCTCCACCGGGTGGATCCGGGGCGCGTACGACACCGGGAGCGGCCTGGACACCATGCTGGACTGGGACCAGGTCCGCGAACTCGCGGCGGCGGACGTGGAGATCGGCGGGCACAGCCACACCCATCCGCAGCTCGACCAGCTCGACGACGCCGGCCTGCGCCACGAGCTGATCCACTGCAAGGAGATCGTCTCGGACGAACTCGGCGCCGTCCCGGCCTCGTTCGCCTACCCCTACGGCTACTCCAGCCGCCGGGTGCGGCAGGCGGTGCGCGAGACGGGGTACGGCCAGGCGCTCGCCGTCGGCAACGGCTTGGCGCGCCGCCGCCAGGGGCCGTACGCCCTGCACCGCGTCACCGTGCGCCGGAGCACGGGCGTCGAGGAGTTCGAGCGGCTGGTCGAGGGCCGTGCGATCGCCCGGAACTCCGCCGGGGACCGTGCCCTCACCAAGGGGTACGCCCTGGTCCGCAGAGCACGACAGGTCCGCCGGAAGGCCATCCGTTCCCGTGTCTGACACGACCACGACCACGACCGAGGAAGAGTCGCCGGCGACCGAGGCGCCCGAGCGGCCGGGGCGCCGGTTCCGGCTGCCCGGAATGAGTGCGGGGGGCAGCCAGCTGTTCCGCAACGCCTACGCCCTGATGCTGAACACCGGCATCTCCGCGGTGCTCGGCCTCGGTTTCTGGCTGGCCGCGGCCCGCTACTACTCCGAGTCCGCCGTGGGCCAGGGCTCCGCCGCGATCGCCGCGATGAAGCTCCTCGCCGGCCTGACCGCGGTCACCCTGACCGGGGCGCTGGCCCGTTTCATCCCGATCGCGGGACGGGCCACCGGGCGGCTCATCTTCCGCACCTACGCGGGCAGTTCGGTGATCGTGGCGCTGGCCGCGCTGGTCTTCCTGCTCACCCTGGACGCGTGGGGGCCGTCGTACCGCTTCCTGCACGGGCCGGTGAACGGGCTCGGCTTCGTCGTGGCCGTCGTCGCCTGGTCCCTGCTGACGCTCCAGGACGGGGTGCTGACCGGGCTGCGCAGCGCGCTGTGGGTGCCGGTCGGCAACACCGTGTTCTCCGCCGTCAAGCTGGCGCTGCTGGTCGCCTTCGCGGTGGCCATCCCCACCACCGGCGTCTTCGTCTCCTGGGTCGCGGCGATCGCCTTCTCCGTGCTGCCGCTGGGCTGGCTGGTGTTCCGGCGGCTGGTGCCGCGGCATGTGAAGGCCACCGACGACCATGCCCGGCCGCCGACGCTGAAGGAGGTCGGGCGGTTCCTGGCGGGCGACTACACCGGCTCGCTGTTCTCGCTCGCCGTGGTCTACCTGGTCCCCGTGATCATCGCCTCGCAGGTCAGCTCCGAGGACAACGCGTACTTCTACATCACCACCACGATCGGCGGCACGGTCAACCTGCTCGCCATCAACATGGGCGCTTCCCTCACCGTCGAGGGCTCGCACGACCCGCGCCGGCTGGCCGCCAACACCCGGGCCGCGCTGAAGCGGATGGCGCGGATCATGCTGCCCGTCGCCGGCGTGCTGTTCTTCGGCGCCCCCTGGATCCTCGGCGTCTTCGGCGCGGGCTACGCGGACGCGGCCACCCCGCTGCTGCGCTGGTTCGCGGTCGGCGCGGTGCTGCGGGTCGTCATGGAGACGTACTTCGCGGTGCTGCGCGCCCAGAGCCGCACCGCCGGACTGGCCTGGTTGCAGGGCCTGCTCTGCGTCATGGTGCTCGGTCTGACGCTGCTGCTGCTCCCCCGCATGGGTCTGACCGGCGCGGGCGTCGCCGAGATCGCGTCGCTCGCGGTGATCGTCGCGATCGCCGCGCCCAAGCTGTACAACATCGTCCGTGCCCCGGGTGCCGACGTCCCCGAGAGCGCGGCGCCCGACGGGGACCTCGCCGACCTGGGGGCGCGCGAGGTCCCCGCCCAGGCGGCACCGCACAGGCGCGGGCCCGGCTGGGCGCTCGACCAGGACACGCTCGCCCTCGGCGTCCACGTCGACTTCGACCACCTGGAACGCCGGCCGGACGTCCGCCCGGGGCCGGGCACGCCGCCCACGGGCACGCCGGTGGTTTTCGAGGTGGACGCGCCGTTCGAGGCGGAGGCCGTCGAGGACGACGTACCGGACGCCGTAAGGGACTTCGTACGGGAAGAGGTACCGGAGCCGGAAGAAGAACCCACGCGTGCGCCCACCCGCCTCGGGGTCGTCCTCGGCTGCCTGCTGACCGCCGCGCTCTTGTTGTATTGGGTGCCCGCGCTGCGCCTCGGCGAGGCCGACCTCGACGAGATGGGCGGGCTCGGGCTGATCTCCGTCCTGCCGACACCCACGCTCCTGGGCGCGGCACTGCTGATCGTGGTGTTCGCCTCACTGCTGTGGCTGGGCCGCGAGCACCGAGCGCTGCTGCTGGTCACGCTGCTCGCGACCGTGGTCTCGTTGCACGCGCTGCCCGCCGTGATCGAGACCGAGCCGCGGTTCGCGACGGCCTGGCAGCATCTCGGCTTCCTCGACTACATCGACCGGACCGGGTCGGCCGTACCCGATCTGGACGCGCGCTGGAGCTGGCCGGGCTTCTTCGCGGTGGCCGCGTTCGTGCTGAAGGCCTGCGGGGTCAGTGACTTCACCGAGGTCATCCGCTGGTGGCCGCTGGCCATCCAATTGTTGTACCTCGCGCCGATGTTCCTCCTTGTACGCTCGATGCGGGCGAGCTGGCGGGCCAAGTGGACCGGCATCTGGATCTTCGTGCTCAGCGGCTGGGTCGGCCAGGACTACTTCTCCCCGCAGGGCTTCACCTATCTCCTCTACCTGGTGTTCGTGGCGATCCTGCTGGTCTGGTTCCGGGCTCCGGGCGTGATCTGGACGAAGCGGCGACCGGGCGAGATCGAGGTCGAGCCGACGGACCGGCGGCAGCGGGCCGTGCTGCTCATGGTCGTGATCGGCCTGTTCGCGGCGAGCGTCCCGGCGCACCAGCTCACCCCGTTCGTGATGCTGGGTGTGCTGGCGGTGCTCGTCCTGATCGGCCGCAGCGAACTGCGCGGCCTGCCCATCCTGTTCGGCGTCCTGGTGGCCGTCTGGGTCGGCTTCATGGCCGAGCCGTACTGGTCCGGGCACTTCGACGAGCTGTTCGGCGGGGTCGGCGGCGTCGGCGGCAATGTGTCGTCGTCCGTGTCCGGCCGTATCGAGGGCGGCAGTTCGACGCACAAGCTGGTGCTCTACGCGCGCGTGCTGCTCGCCGGCGGTGTGATGGCCTTCGCCTGCTGGGGCTGGTGGCGGCGGCGCTGGCACAAGTACCGCGAGCGGTCGCTGCTGGTCCTGACCTTCGTGCCGTTCCTGGGCTTCGGCATGCAGTCGTACGGCGGCGAAATGGCGCTGCGCGTCTTCATGTTCGCCCTGCCGGGCGCGGCCCTGCTCGCCGCCCTCGCCCTGTTCCCGCGTACCGGCGTCACGGTCGAGGAGCGCGACAAGGACCGGGTGAGCCTGGCACCGCTGGCCGCGCTGATGGCGGGCCTGGTGCTCATGGGCGGCTTCCTGGTGGCCCGCTGGGGCAACGAGCCGTTCGAGCGGATCCGGCCCGGCGAGGTCTCCGCCATGGACTACGTGTACGCCCACGACGAGCCGACGGTACGCCTGCTGTGGCTGAGCAACGACACGGTGGACAACGTGACGCCGGCGATGCCGTGGGGCGCGAAGGACATGGAGAAGGTCGAGTACGTGCCCACGCTCGCGCCGCCCGACCCGGTGCTGGTGTCGGGGCTGGTCAAGGCGCTGAAGGACGCGGGCCCGAACTCGTACCTGATGATCAACCGCAGTCAGGTGATCTATCTCCAGCTGGACGTGGGCTACTCGAAGACCTGGGAGCCGCGGCTGATCAGGAACCTGGACGCCCGCAAGGAACTGAAGAAGGTCTTCGTCAACGACGACGTGACGATGTACACGCTGCGCAAGCAGCCCGAGGGCAAGGTCCCGGCCGCGGACCCCGGTCCGATCGGGCCGCAGGTGACGTGGACGCCCTGGTCGGTCGTCGGGGCCCTCGCGGCGCTCGCGCTGATCGTGCTGCTGACGACACGGGAGGTCGTACGGGTCGCGGTGCGCCCGAGCGTGCGGCAACTGCGGTGGCTGCAGAGCAGCTTCTGGTTCGCGCTGCCGCTGCTGGCGGTGCTGCTCGCCTCGCTGGTGCAGCGCTTCGTGACGATGAAGTGAAGTGGCGTTTCCGGCTCACCGGTTGAGCCACTTCACCTCGTACGCCTGCATGTCGAACCGCTTGCCGTCGATCTTCGCGCTGATCCGCCGGTCGAGGATGTTGACGACCAGGATCACCTTGTCGGTCGCCAGGACGCGGACATCGGGTACGTCGTCCGGGGCGACGGACACGGTCTCGTACTCGGTGCCCGCCGGGAACTCGGCGCCGAAGCGGGAGACGAGGTCGTACATGGGCAACTTCTCGCCGCCGCTGTCCTGGTCGGTCGGTGTCCACAGGCAACCCGCGCACTCGGTGCCCTTCTCCTTCTCCGGGTTCCAGTAGAAGCCGGAGGTGGCGCCGCCCTTGACCATGGCGATCATTCCGGTGGCCTGGACGGCGACGCGCCGGGTCTCGGACCAGCCCTTGCGGTCGTCGTTGCCGTCGGCGGGCTCGACGTAGTACTCGGCCCACCACAGCGGCAGGTCACCGGTCCGCGCACGCACCCATTCGCTCACCGCCGTGAACTTGTCGGTGGCGGCGAACTCGTCGGGCAGCAGTTCGTCGTCCTTGGTGTAGCTGGAACCGTCCACGACCACGAAGTCGGCGCCCACCTTGTTCTCGTTCCAGTGGGCGAAGGCGTCGAGGACCCGCTGGTCCATGGCGCCCCACGGCCCCTTGAAGGCCGCGGAGGCGTCATCCGACCGCGGGTCGAGGCTGTCCATCACCAGGTACGGCCCGCCCACCATGATGTCCTTGTCGACTTTCTTGAGGGCTTTGTAGACCAGGTTGTACAGCCGGGTGTAGCCCTCGTAGTCCCAGCGGGCCTCGGCGTCGTTCCAGAAGCCCTTGAACTCGTTCCAGACGACGAAGTGGCGTACGTCCGGATAGCGCTTGGCGACGGTCGCGGCCAGGTCGGCGAAGTCCTGGTAGTGCTCGGGCGTCGGGGCGGTCTCCAGGGCGGCCCGGCTCCAGTCGGTGTTGTCGACGCCGCCCCTGCCGCCCTTCATCCAGTCCGGGGCACAGCACAGGGTGACCACGGGCGTGCCGCCGGAGGAGCGCATGAAGTCGATGCGGCGGTCCAGTGCCTCGAAGTCGTAACGCCCCTTCACCGGCTCCGGGTTGTCGGCACCCCAGCCCATGATGTGCTGGTTCTGCGGCAGGCCCCCGGCCTCCGACAGCAGCCCCTCGACGCGCCCGGTGGCCGCGGAGCTGCCCTCGTCGGCGCTGAACTGGGTGTGCGTGAAACCCCAGCCGACGTCCGGGGTCGTCTCGTCGGGCGGGGCGGCCGGTGTGCCGTGCACCTTGTCGCCGTCGCGCGAGGTGCCCTCCGTGCTCGTGCCACCCCCGGGAAG
The nucleotide sequence above comes from Streptomyces sp. NL15-2K. Encoded proteins:
- a CDS encoding xylan 1,4-beta-xylosidase; this encodes MGRHGWNSGVGRWRLTALLGVGVAALALVVTLLNTLPGGGTSTEGTSRDGDKVHGTPAAPPDETTPDVGWGFTHTQFSADEGSSAATGRVEGLLSEAGGLPQNQHIMGWGADNPEPVKGRYDFEALDRRIDFMRSSGGTPVVTLCCAPDWMKGGRGGVDNTDWSRAALETAPTPEHYQDFADLAATVAKRYPDVRHFVVWNEFKGFWNDAEARWDYEGYTRLYNLVYKALKKVDKDIMVGGPYLVMDSLDPRSDDASAAFKGPWGAMDQRVLDAFAHWNENKVGADFVVVDGSSYTKDDELLPDEFAATDKFTAVSEWVRARTGDLPLWWAEYYVEPADGNDDRKGWSETRRVAVQATGMIAMVKGGATSGFYWNPEKEKGTECAGCLWTPTDQDSGGEKLPMYDLVSRFGAEFPAGTEYETVSVAPDDVPDVRVLATDKVILVVNILDRRISAKIDGKRFDMQAYEVKWLNR
- a CDS encoding lipopolysaccharide biosynthesis protein, which codes for MSDTTTTTTEEESPATEAPERPGRRFRLPGMSAGGSQLFRNAYALMLNTGISAVLGLGFWLAAARYYSESAVGQGSAAIAAMKLLAGLTAVTLTGALARFIPIAGRATGRLIFRTYAGSSVIVALAALVFLLTLDAWGPSYRFLHGPVNGLGFVVAVVAWSLLTLQDGVLTGLRSALWVPVGNTVFSAVKLALLVAFAVAIPTTGVFVSWVAAIAFSVLPLGWLVFRRLVPRHVKATDDHARPPTLKEVGRFLAGDYTGSLFSLAVVYLVPVIIASQVSSEDNAYFYITTTIGGTVNLLAINMGASLTVEGSHDPRRLAANTRAALKRMARIMLPVAGVLFFGAPWILGVFGAGYADAATPLLRWFAVGAVLRVVMETYFAVLRAQSRTAGLAWLQGLLCVMVLGLTLLLLPRMGLTGAGVAEIASLAVIVAIAAPKLYNIVRAPGADVPESAAPDGDLADLGAREVPAQAAPHRRGPGWALDQDTLALGVHVDFDHLERRPDVRPGPGTPPTGTPVVFEVDAPFEAEAVEDDVPDAVRDFVREEVPEPEEEPTRAPTRLGVVLGCLLTAALLLYWVPALRLGEADLDEMGGLGLISVLPTPTLLGAALLIVVFASLLWLGREHRALLLVTLLATVVSLHALPAVIETEPRFATAWQHLGFLDYIDRTGSAVPDLDARWSWPGFFAVAAFVLKACGVSDFTEVIRWWPLAIQLLYLAPMFLLVRSMRASWRAKWTGIWIFVLSGWVGQDYFSPQGFTYLLYLVFVAILLVWFRAPGVIWTKRRPGEIEVEPTDRRQRAVLLMVVIGLFAASVPAHQLTPFVMLGVLAVLVLIGRSELRGLPILFGVLVAVWVGFMAEPYWSGHFDELFGGVGGVGGNVSSSVSGRIEGGSSTHKLVLYARVLLAGGVMAFACWGWWRRRWHKYRERSLLVLTFVPFLGFGMQSYGGEMALRVFMFALPGAALLAALALFPRTGVTVEERDKDRVSLAPLAALMAGLVLMGGFLVARWGNEPFERIRPGEVSAMDYVYAHDEPTVRLLWLSNDTVDNVTPAMPWGAKDMEKVEYVPTLAPPDPVLVSGLVKALKDAGPNSYLMINRSQVIYLQLDVGYSKTWEPRLIRNLDARKELKKVFVNDDVTMYTLRKQPEGKVPAADPGPIGPQVTWTPWSVVGALAALALIVLLTTREVVRVAVRPSVRQLRWLQSSFWFALPLLAVLLASLVQRFVTMK
- a CDS encoding GNAT family N-acetyltransferase → MDISVYRPGELSAADRAAWTAMQSKAHLHGSPELANPFLAPEFALAVGRCRRGVRIAVVREDGEPAAFFPYQKSAAGVGRAIGLGVSDAQGVVHRPGFAWDARELMRACGLAVWEFDHLVQGQEPFEAEASGTFPSPVMDVDRGYEAYLAQLREQSPKFTRTTLAKERKLGRDAGEVTYVHDERDPAALRTLMDWKSAQYRRTGRSDRFAHDWITRLVQQLFHTRSEPFAGILSVLYADGKPLAAHFGLRTERVLACWFPAYDPAYSKYSPGLVLHLRMAEAAAADGIAHLDLGRGQKEYKDSLKTRELQVSEGWVTRRHPVALGHRARRAPVRALRNAVVSRPELFEPADKLLKQVGKIRSGRS
- a CDS encoding polysaccharide deacetylase family protein is translated as MTEAPVPILMYHAIAADPNEATRELSVTPEAFAQQMAVIAELGFTPVTTAALAARWRSGRPLPERPVLITFDDGYEGVHRHALPVLTKHGFAATLFVSTGWIRGAYDTGSGLDTMLDWDQVRELAAADVEIGGHSHTHPQLDQLDDAGLRHELIHCKEIVSDELGAVPASFAYPYGYSSRRVRQAVRETGYGQALAVGNGLARRRQGPYALHRVTVRRSTGVEEFERLVEGRAIARNSAGDRALTKGYALVRRARQVRRKAIRSRV
- a CDS encoding glycosyltransferase family 2 protein, with protein sequence MSSVLRPATSGQDPVKAGQYRPISSHLAIAPPVSVVIPAMNEAENLPYVFKTLPDWIHEVVLVDGNSTDDTVEVARRLWPDVKVVEQRGKGKGDALITGFHACTGDIIVMVDADGSADGNEIVSYVSALVSGADFAKGSRFANGGGTDDMTFIRKLGNWALCTAVNRKFGARYTDLCYGYNAFWRYCLDKIDLDCTGFEVETLMNIRVVKAGLKVQEIPSHEYLRIHGTSNLRAVRDGLRVLRVILNERSNRRALRSRPQHSPMLDTVRGEVS
- a CDS encoding glycosyltransferase family 2 protein yields the protein MTDLDISVVICVYTEDRWEDILAAVSSVRAQSRPALETLLVVDHNAALLDRLSREYKDAEGTDRVRVLANAGPRGLSAGRNTGIAASRGDVVAFLDDDAVAERDWLWHLADGYADPRVMAVGGRTEPIWASGRRPDWFPEEFDWVVGCTYKGLPSGLVRVRNVLGGNASFRRTAFDAAGGFATGIGRDGDKRPLGCEETELCIRLTRARPDAILLIDDRAVIHHRVPEVREHFGYFRTRTYAEGLSKALVARSVGSDKGLESERRYATRVLPAGVARGLRDALLSRPGGAGRAGAIVAGVLTAAGGYVVGSVRARRAGTTFVVPEIEGGSG